Below is a genomic region from Paraburkholderia sp. BL23I1N1.
CGAACGTCTCGACAACCTGGTGTTCGTGATCAACTGTAATCTGCAGCGCCTCGACGGTCCGGTGCGCGGTAACGGCAAGATCATTCAGGAACTCGAAAGCGAGTTCCGCGGCGCCGGCTGGAACGTCATCAAGGTCGTCTGGGGCAGCCGCTGGGATGCGCTGTTCCAACGCGACAAGTCGGGCGCGCTGATGCGCCGGATGATGGAAGTCGTCGACGGCGAATATCAGACGTACAAGTCGGAGTCGGGCGCGTTTGTTCGCGAACACTTCTTCAATACGCCTGAACTGAAGGCACTGGTCGCCGACTGGTCCGACGAAGACGTGTGGAATCTGAATCGCGGCGGCCACGATCCGCACAAGATCTATGCGGCGTTCACCGAAGCCACGAATGCCCAGGGCCAGCCGACCGTCATCCTCGCGAAGACGATCAAGGGCTACGGCATGGGCGAAGCCGGCCAGGCGATGAACATCACGCACCAGCAGAAGAAGCTGCACGTGGACCAGCTGAAGAAATTCCGCGACCAGTTCCGTCTGCCGATCTCGGACGAAGATCTCGTCAACGTGCCGTACCTCAAGTTCGAAGAAGGTTCGAAGGAACTCGAGTACATGCGCGCTCGCCGTCAGGACCTCGGCGGTTATCTGCCGGCGCGTCGCCAGAAGGCCGAGGCGCTGCCGGTGCCGGCGCTGGACGCGTTCGAGCCGCTGCTGAAGGGCACGGGCGAAGGCCGTGAAATCTCCACGACGATGGCGTTCGTGCGGATCCTGAACATCCTGCTGAAAGACAAGGCGCTCGGTAAGCGCATCGTGCCGATCGTGCCGGACGAGTCGCGTACCTTCGGTATGGAAGGCCTGTTCCGTCAGATCGGTATCTGGAATCAGGACGGCCAGAAGTATGTGCCGGAAGATTCCGACCAGCTGATGTTCTATCGCGAATCGGAATCCGGTCAGATCCTGCAGGAAGGGATCAACGAAGCCGGCGGGATGTGTGACTGGATCGCAGCCGCGACGTCGTACTCGACGCACGGCGAGATCATGATCCCGTTCTACATCTTCTACTCGATGTTCGGCTTCCAGCGTATCGGCGATCTGGCATGGGCGGCGGGCGATATGCGTTCGCGCGGCTTCCTGCTGGGCGGCACCGCGGGCCGCACGACGCTGAACGGCGAAGGTCTGCAACACGAAGACGGCCACTCGCTTCTGTGGGCGGCATCGGTGCCGAACTGCATCAGCTACGACCCGACGTTCGGTTACGAACTCGCGGTCATCATGCAGGACGGTCTGCGTCGCATGGTCGCCGACCAGGAAGACGTGTACTACTACATCACGGTGATGAACGAGAACTACGAGCACCCGGCGATTCCGCAGGGCGATGCTGTAGCCGCTGACATCATCAAGGGTATGTACTCGTTCAAGAAGGCCGAAGCCGACTCGAAGGCGCCGCGCGTTCAACTGATGGGCGCGGGTACGATCTTCAACGAAGTGATCGCCGCTGCTGATCTTCTGAAGAACGACTGGGGCGTCGCTGCCGACCTCTGGAGCGTGCCGAGCTTCACCGAACTCGCTCGCGAAGGTCATGAAGTGCAGCGCTGGAACCTGCTGCATCCGACGGAAGAGAAGAAGGTCTCGCACGTCGAGAAGCTGCTGAAGGACGCACAAGGTCCGGTCATCGCTTCGACCGACTATGTGCGCGCGCTGACCGAGCAGATCCGCGCGTTCGTGCCGCAGAAGTTCGTCGTGCTGGGCACGGATGGCTACGGCCGTTCGGACACGCGCGAAAAGCTGCGCCACTTCTTCGAAGTCGACCGCTTCTGGGTCACGGTTGCCGCGTTGAATGCACTGGCAGATGAAGGCACGATCGAACGCAAGGTCGTCGCCGAGGCGCTCAAGAAGTACAACCTTGCTCCCGCCAAACCCAACCCGATGACCGTCTAAGGCATCATTCCCCGTGTGCCACGGCGTG
It encodes:
- the aceE gene encoding pyruvate dehydrogenase (acetyl-transferring), homodimeric type, whose protein sequence is MSAVPDEVMKYVAAEKDDDPQETGEWLEALDGVISAVGPDRAHYLIEKQIEFARVHGEHLPFSANTPYINTIPVSRQAPIPGDQDLEHRIRSYTRWNAIAMVLRAGKDTNVGGHIASFASAATLYDVGYNHFWHAPSAEHGGDLVFVQGHSSPGVYSRAFLLGRLSENQLDNFRQEVGGEGISSYPHPWLMPDFWQFPTVSMGLGPIMAIYQARFMKYMQARGIAKTEGRKVWAFLGDGETDEPESLGAIGMAGRERLDNLVFVINCNLQRLDGPVRGNGKIIQELESEFRGAGWNVIKVVWGSRWDALFQRDKSGALMRRMMEVVDGEYQTYKSESGAFVREHFFNTPELKALVADWSDEDVWNLNRGGHDPHKIYAAFTEATNAQGQPTVILAKTIKGYGMGEAGQAMNITHQQKKLHVDQLKKFRDQFRLPISDEDLVNVPYLKFEEGSKELEYMRARRQDLGGYLPARRQKAEALPVPALDAFEPLLKGTGEGREISTTMAFVRILNILLKDKALGKRIVPIVPDESRTFGMEGLFRQIGIWNQDGQKYVPEDSDQLMFYRESESGQILQEGINEAGGMCDWIAAATSYSTHGEIMIPFYIFYSMFGFQRIGDLAWAAGDMRSRGFLLGGTAGRTTLNGEGLQHEDGHSLLWAASVPNCISYDPTFGYELAVIMQDGLRRMVADQEDVYYYITVMNENYEHPAIPQGDAVAADIIKGMYSFKKAEADSKAPRVQLMGAGTIFNEVIAAADLLKNDWGVAADLWSVPSFTELAREGHEVQRWNLLHPTEEKKVSHVEKLLKDAQGPVIASTDYVRALTEQIRAFVPQKFVVLGTDGYGRSDTREKLRHFFEVDRFWVTVAALNALADEGTIERKVVAEALKKYNLAPAKPNPMTV